In Hippoglossus stenolepis isolate QCI-W04-F060 chromosome 20, HSTE1.2, whole genome shotgun sequence, the following are encoded in one genomic region:
- the LOC118099281 gene encoding sine oculis-binding protein homolog isoform X2, with amino-acid sequence MPEMEKGRPPENKRSRKPAHPVKREINQEMKTFAESTMNELLGWYGYDKVDLRDSEANEIRNYRERRQHVSVLKENSLPKLKGLDAKVGHSVLAMKSGERESSSVPSSSPSSSSTCSTLTTPKEHKSAPVIVPLIKPSAVEDVQNVQIVCVWCQKEGVKRYSLCMGSELKSFCSEKCFAACRRAYFKRNKARDEDLHGERSPQHQHTEDSPRLVLKINSNVRVCDWCKHVRHTKEYLDFGSGEERLQFCSTKCLNQYKMDVFYREARAALTSSSPSRPSQEGRADGGGGGVSGQKLLTPDSWNSSNSIGEARHRNLSPKGPALMHGSAESASISSSEASSSSSSSSSSSSKVPVSGLRTLERPIQPPPHLPAMEMSPHPAQLGHLPHPRSHLDHQPVPQIPIPFIRPPLHAQGLKSPHANAPRHPGPPSSPIHRPPHSPHLQPPNSSSINPPGMMHPFPGAYFPGLHSPPLNMMPRGPIPMPHMMNFGYPNFGPLLPQATVLVPYPIIVPLPVPIPIPIPIPYPSNSTPEPPSHGGVIQPVPEGADRGRSRVTRLPSPGILEAESRLVANKLGGTLTQGLPSPSDPHTRDTDWVKLERPFPSPASTLNSGASSPRVQYNESLCSAAGSEVLTDYKQQQSERQVIQRVLHRAQVKLEPSANGVVDLSGLGESGTGQGTRSGFHNIIRPTPPLPESPSHDTVYHHQDSHTPPSHTPPSPTGSSYQNEITSSALKSQDHCLNGMSSSSTPSSPDSSQPQRIPVPPPDPMISELEAIKENKCSVGPVRVEGPVAQSEEPLAVVGEVGEDPHVPDEDHAYALPTAPKTGGTTTPLLLPKLRDKGSLRSPANMPSAGDMEPALKRRCLRIRDQNK; translated from the exons ATgccagagatggagaaagggagaccACCGGAAAATAAACGCAGCAGGAAACCCGCGCACCCCGTAAAGAGGGAGATCAACCAGGAGATGAAG ACGTTTGCAGAAAGCACCATGAACGAGCTGCTGGGATGGTACGGATACGACAAGGTGGATCTCAGGGACTCCGAGGCCAATGAGATCAGGAACTACAGAGAGAGGcgtcagcatgtgtctgtgctgaaAG AAAACTCGTTGCCAAAACTAAAGGGCCTGGACGCCAAAGTCGGCCATTCAGTCCTGGCCATgaagagtggagagagagagtcctcCAGTGTGCCCTCatcttcaccctcctcttcatcaacaTGTTCAACCCTGACCACCCCCAAAGAGCACAAGAGTGCGCCTGTAATCGTCCCCCTCATAAAGCCATCAGCAG TGGAAGATGTACAGAATGTACAGATTGTGTGCGTCTGGTGCCAGAAGGAAGGTGTGAAGCGCTACTCTCTCTGTATGGGCTCGGAGCTCAAGAGCTTCTGCAGTGAGAAGTGCTTCGCCGCCTGCAGAAGGGCCTACTTCAAACGCAACAAG GCCAGAGATGAAGACCTCCACGGTGAGAGATCCCCTCAGCACCAACATACAGAGGACTCGCCCAGACTGGTGTTGAAAATAAACAGCAATGTCAGA GTGTGTGACTGGTGCAAGCACGTCCGTCACACGAAAGAGTACCTGGACTTCGGATCCGGTGAGGAACGACTCCAGTTCTGCAGCACCAAGTGTCTGAATCAGTACAAGATGGATGTTTTCTACAGAGAAGCCCGTGCAGCTCTCACCAGCTCCAGCCCGAGCAGGCCCAGTCAGGAGGGGAGGGCGGATGGCGGCGGGGGCGGTGTCAGCGGGCAAAAGTTACTCACTCCTGACTCTTggaacagcagcaacagtatAGGGGAAGCCCGTCATAGAAACCTCTCCCCTAAAGGACCTGCGCTAATGCATGGATCAGCAGAATccgcctccatctcctcctcagaggcatcctcctcctcttcttcttcttcctcttcttcctccaagGTCCCTGTCTCTGGGCTAAGGACGTTGGAGAGACCCATCCAGCCCCCTCCACATCTGCCTGCCATGGAGATGTCACCCCACCCTGCTCAACTTGGTCATCTGCCTCATCCTCGCTCCCATCTGGACCATCAACCAGTGCCTCAAATCCCCATCCCCTTCATCAGACCTCCTCTTCATGCTCAGGGCCTGAAAAGCCCCCATGCCAATGCCCCCAGACACCCAGGCCCCCCCTCTAGCCCCATCCACAGACCTCCTCACTCTCCACACCTGCAGCCTCCCAACTCCTCTTCCATTAATCCTCCTGGAATGATGCACCCTTTTCCAGGAGCCTACTTCCCTGGCTTGCACTCCCCTCCTCTGAATATGATGCCAAGAGGTCCCATCCCAATGCCTCACATGATGAACTTTGGTTATCCCAATTTTGGCCCTCTTCTGCCACAGGCCACTGTCCTGGTCCCTTATCCCATCATTGTTCCCCTACCTGTTCCCATACCTATTCCTATTCCCATTCCATACCCGTCGAATTCAACCCCGGAACCTCCAAGTCACGGTGGAGTTATCCAACCTGTGCCAGAGGGTGCAGACAGGGGTAGATCTAGGGTTACCAGGCTGCCATCCCCAGGGATCCTTGAAGCAGAGAGTAGATTGGTAGCAAACAAGTTGGGTGGAACCTTAACTCAGGGTCTCCCCTCCCCAAGCGATCCCCACACGAGGGACACAGATTGGGTTAAACTGGAGAGGCCATTCCCATCCCCAGCATCCACACTCAACAGTGGAGCATCCTCTCCCAGAGTGCAGTACAACGAATCTCTGTGCTCAGCTGCAGGGTCGGAGGTGCTGACAGACTataagcagcagcagtcagagcGACAAGTCATCCAAAGGGTTCTTCATAGGGCCCAAGTGAAGCTGGAGCCCAGTGCCAATGGAGTGGTGGACCTATCAGGGCTGGGGGAGTCAGGGACTGGGCAGGGTACCAGATCAGGGTTCCACAACATCATCAGACCCACCCCTCCGCTACCAGAGTCCCCTTCACATGACACTGTCTACCACCACCAGGACTCCCACACTCCACCTTCACACACCCCGCCCAGCCCCACGGGGAGCAGCTATCAGAATGAAATCACATCCTCTGCCTTAAAATCTCAGGACCACTGTCTAAATGGTATGTCCTCATCGTCCACGCCCTCCAGTCCAGACTCCTCCCAACCACAGAGAATACCAGTGCCACCCCCTGACCCCATGATCAGCGAGCTGGAGGCCATCAAAGAGAACAAGTGCTCTGTTGGCCCGGTGCGGGTCGAGGGCCCAGTCGCTCAGTCAGAAGAGCCCCTAGCTGTAGTCGGGGAAGTAGGAGAGGACCCCCATGTTCCTGATGAGGACCATGCCTATGCCCTTCCCACAGCGCCAAAGACAGGTGGGACCACCACCCCTCTGCTCTTGCCCAAACTCAGGGACAAGGGCAGCCTGCGGAGCCCTGCTAATATGCCCAGTGCTGGAGACATGGAGCCAGCTCTGAAGAGGCGATGCTTACGAATCCGTGATCAGAATAAATAG
- the LOC118099281 gene encoding sine oculis-binding protein homolog isoform X1 yields the protein MPEMEKGRPPENKRSRKPAHPVKREINQEMKTFAESTMNELLGWYGYDKVDLRDSEANEIRNYRERRQHVSVLKENSLPKLKGLDAKVGHSVLAMKSGERESSSVPSSSPSSSSTCSTLTTPKEHKSAPVIVPLIKPSAVEDVQNVQIVCVWCQKEGVKRYSLCMGSELKSFCSEKCFAACRRAYFKRNKARDEDLHGERSPQHQHTEDSPRLVLKINSNVRSLSPVPQVCDWCKHVRHTKEYLDFGSGEERLQFCSTKCLNQYKMDVFYREARAALTSSSPSRPSQEGRADGGGGGVSGQKLLTPDSWNSSNSIGEARHRNLSPKGPALMHGSAESASISSSEASSSSSSSSSSSSKVPVSGLRTLERPIQPPPHLPAMEMSPHPAQLGHLPHPRSHLDHQPVPQIPIPFIRPPLHAQGLKSPHANAPRHPGPPSSPIHRPPHSPHLQPPNSSSINPPGMMHPFPGAYFPGLHSPPLNMMPRGPIPMPHMMNFGYPNFGPLLPQATVLVPYPIIVPLPVPIPIPIPIPYPSNSTPEPPSHGGVIQPVPEGADRGRSRVTRLPSPGILEAESRLVANKLGGTLTQGLPSPSDPHTRDTDWVKLERPFPSPASTLNSGASSPRVQYNESLCSAAGSEVLTDYKQQQSERQVIQRVLHRAQVKLEPSANGVVDLSGLGESGTGQGTRSGFHNIIRPTPPLPESPSHDTVYHHQDSHTPPSHTPPSPTGSSYQNEITSSALKSQDHCLNGMSSSSTPSSPDSSQPQRIPVPPPDPMISELEAIKENKCSVGPVRVEGPVAQSEEPLAVVGEVGEDPHVPDEDHAYALPTAPKTGGTTTPLLLPKLRDKGSLRSPANMPSAGDMEPALKRRCLRIRDQNK from the exons ATgccagagatggagaaagggagaccACCGGAAAATAAACGCAGCAGGAAACCCGCGCACCCCGTAAAGAGGGAGATCAACCAGGAGATGAAG ACGTTTGCAGAAAGCACCATGAACGAGCTGCTGGGATGGTACGGATACGACAAGGTGGATCTCAGGGACTCCGAGGCCAATGAGATCAGGAACTACAGAGAGAGGcgtcagcatgtgtctgtgctgaaAG AAAACTCGTTGCCAAAACTAAAGGGCCTGGACGCCAAAGTCGGCCATTCAGTCCTGGCCATgaagagtggagagagagagtcctcCAGTGTGCCCTCatcttcaccctcctcttcatcaacaTGTTCAACCCTGACCACCCCCAAAGAGCACAAGAGTGCGCCTGTAATCGTCCCCCTCATAAAGCCATCAGCAG TGGAAGATGTACAGAATGTACAGATTGTGTGCGTCTGGTGCCAGAAGGAAGGTGTGAAGCGCTACTCTCTCTGTATGGGCTCGGAGCTCAAGAGCTTCTGCAGTGAGAAGTGCTTCGCCGCCTGCAGAAGGGCCTACTTCAAACGCAACAAG GCCAGAGATGAAGACCTCCACGGTGAGAGATCCCCTCAGCACCAACATACAGAGGACTCGCCCAGACTGGTGTTGAAAATAAACAGCAATGTCAGA TCTCTCTCCCCTGTGCCGCAGGTGTGTGACTGGTGCAAGCACGTCCGTCACACGAAAGAGTACCTGGACTTCGGATCCGGTGAGGAACGACTCCAGTTCTGCAGCACCAAGTGTCTGAATCAGTACAAGATGGATGTTTTCTACAGAGAAGCCCGTGCAGCTCTCACCAGCTCCAGCCCGAGCAGGCCCAGTCAGGAGGGGAGGGCGGATGGCGGCGGGGGCGGTGTCAGCGGGCAAAAGTTACTCACTCCTGACTCTTggaacagcagcaacagtatAGGGGAAGCCCGTCATAGAAACCTCTCCCCTAAAGGACCTGCGCTAATGCATGGATCAGCAGAATccgcctccatctcctcctcagaggcatcctcctcctcttcttcttcttcctcttcttcctccaagGTCCCTGTCTCTGGGCTAAGGACGTTGGAGAGACCCATCCAGCCCCCTCCACATCTGCCTGCCATGGAGATGTCACCCCACCCTGCTCAACTTGGTCATCTGCCTCATCCTCGCTCCCATCTGGACCATCAACCAGTGCCTCAAATCCCCATCCCCTTCATCAGACCTCCTCTTCATGCTCAGGGCCTGAAAAGCCCCCATGCCAATGCCCCCAGACACCCAGGCCCCCCCTCTAGCCCCATCCACAGACCTCCTCACTCTCCACACCTGCAGCCTCCCAACTCCTCTTCCATTAATCCTCCTGGAATGATGCACCCTTTTCCAGGAGCCTACTTCCCTGGCTTGCACTCCCCTCCTCTGAATATGATGCCAAGAGGTCCCATCCCAATGCCTCACATGATGAACTTTGGTTATCCCAATTTTGGCCCTCTTCTGCCACAGGCCACTGTCCTGGTCCCTTATCCCATCATTGTTCCCCTACCTGTTCCCATACCTATTCCTATTCCCATTCCATACCCGTCGAATTCAACCCCGGAACCTCCAAGTCACGGTGGAGTTATCCAACCTGTGCCAGAGGGTGCAGACAGGGGTAGATCTAGGGTTACCAGGCTGCCATCCCCAGGGATCCTTGAAGCAGAGAGTAGATTGGTAGCAAACAAGTTGGGTGGAACCTTAACTCAGGGTCTCCCCTCCCCAAGCGATCCCCACACGAGGGACACAGATTGGGTTAAACTGGAGAGGCCATTCCCATCCCCAGCATCCACACTCAACAGTGGAGCATCCTCTCCCAGAGTGCAGTACAACGAATCTCTGTGCTCAGCTGCAGGGTCGGAGGTGCTGACAGACTataagcagcagcagtcagagcGACAAGTCATCCAAAGGGTTCTTCATAGGGCCCAAGTGAAGCTGGAGCCCAGTGCCAATGGAGTGGTGGACCTATCAGGGCTGGGGGAGTCAGGGACTGGGCAGGGTACCAGATCAGGGTTCCACAACATCATCAGACCCACCCCTCCGCTACCAGAGTCCCCTTCACATGACACTGTCTACCACCACCAGGACTCCCACACTCCACCTTCACACACCCCGCCCAGCCCCACGGGGAGCAGCTATCAGAATGAAATCACATCCTCTGCCTTAAAATCTCAGGACCACTGTCTAAATGGTATGTCCTCATCGTCCACGCCCTCCAGTCCAGACTCCTCCCAACCACAGAGAATACCAGTGCCACCCCCTGACCCCATGATCAGCGAGCTGGAGGCCATCAAAGAGAACAAGTGCTCTGTTGGCCCGGTGCGGGTCGAGGGCCCAGTCGCTCAGTCAGAAGAGCCCCTAGCTGTAGTCGGGGAAGTAGGAGAGGACCCCCATGTTCCTGATGAGGACCATGCCTATGCCCTTCCCACAGCGCCAAAGACAGGTGGGACCACCACCCCTCTGCTCTTGCCCAAACTCAGGGACAAGGGCAGCCTGCGGAGCCCTGCTAATATGCCCAGTGCTGGAGACATGGAGCCAGCTCTGAAGAGGCGATGCTTACGAATCCGTGATCAGAATAAATAG